GGACCAGCCAGCGAGCGCGGCGGCGGCGAAGGCGGCGgcgcggggcggcggcggcgcgcggTGGAGACGGGCGGTGCGGGCTGCGGCACGCGGATGCGCGGAGGGGGCGGCGCCAGCGGCGGCTACTCTgcgagggaggagggaggactcCGCGCCGCCGGAAAAAGcccagcggggggcggggcctcagcgcgggcaggaggcggggccgcggcgggaggggcgggcctgCTGCAGGTGGGAGGCGGGGCCACAGTGTTTGTCATTATGAGGGGCACAGAGGGTGGTCGGCGTGAATGGCATCAACTGGTCAGCCGTCCTGAAGGCTGACAGGTGGCAGAAAGTAGTGGAAAACATCTTGTTGTGGTTCTGGTAATTtctcaactgagccacattttCACATAGGAGGCAGCTCATGCCCAAAGCAGGCCAGTGGTTTGCTCGAGCCTCCCCAACTAGTCACCAGCAGGATTCGGTTGGactgaacaattaaaaaacacGAGTTTTTTTAACTCCCCAGTTCGCTACAGTTGCCACGTAATGAGATCTCTGATATCTCCCATTCTGACCAATATGCATGAGGAGTAACAGCAAGTAAGTTGGCTCAAACAATTTAAGAGGAAAATATCAACACTTTAATAATAACATACTAAAGAATGGATGAAATTGTTCTGACCCATCCACCCATcactttttcttcaaattataagagaatgtttatttagaaaattacagAGATAGAAGTGAGCCAGCCAGGCTGCGTAGGCTCAGGAAACAGGTTACAGAGGCAGAAGGGCCCTGGGAGCTCAggacaaaggcaaagaaaaggtaaggcgcctggggggcggggggggggggggggggggaaggcctCTCATCCTACACATCCAAATTTGCTTCAGTTAAGAATTCAGTTAAGGCATAGTGTTTAACGACAGGTTTTCCTTGATCTCACAGATACACTGTTACAGGACGGAAGATCTGACAGCTGTTCCAAATAATGTGATCAGGTGTCTGAATAGCATTCTGTCATTAAAATACACCGACTCACCAGTACGTTTCACTGTGGTGTGTAATGTTTACACACATCAGCTAGGCGGTTCTATTTGTCAGCCAGGTGTGGTCAGAGAGAGGCTGGCTCTGCCACATCAGTTGCACAGCGTTGGGGTACCCAAGGTTTAAGAAGTGTCCCTTTGTCCCGAACATCCTGCTGCCTGCACAATCAAAACCAACCAACTCTACACCTCCAGTTCCTCCACACACCACGGTCCACCCAAATCTCTACTTGGAATTCATTCATTTGCCTGTTTTCCAGAGGAGGATACTATGAAGAGTTTGAAAAGTGGTAACGCATAGTAACTAAGTTTGAATGCAGGGGAAAAATGTGAACATTCCCTCATCTGAGAATGGAAATGGGGGGCTGGGGCATTGggtgggaatggggtggggacGAAAGTGACAAAGGACTTTCTTCTTCAACTACATCTTGTTCTGCTTATAACCTGAGACACTTACTTGCCTTTTTTCTCCTGAGGAAAAGGAATCTATTTTTGCCTAGAAAATTTAACAATTACACTGGGTATAAATTTCAGTCTAAAGGAACATCATTATTAAACACATAAGCTTCTAAATGAACATGGACTCAGAAGATGAggaattctcattcatttatataaatggaagaGAAGTAAACTGGAACAGGAATATATATGTGGGAACTGATCATCCAAGTTGTCAACTTGGAAATTCCATGAAAACTACAGCACACACATCAAaatggattaagcaaaaaatactGTCTTCAACCTGCAACTTGTTGATTCAGGTTGTTTATAACCTATAATTAACATCCTGAATGCAGTTATCTTACTTGCATCCAAGGCCAAATTTAATTGCCTAAAATAATGGCTTTTCCCCCCACTGCACAGATTTGGCCTTCCTTGGCCACATACAAGTGTATCAGAACCTGACCTGAATTACCTGCATCATTTAGATTTCAAGTAGCCTCATTAGACTATTTCAAGATAGACCCATTATGTACTTTCTCAgcaaaaaattaagagaaaataaaatataatgagaaatTGTTCATCCtgcctacatttaaaataaaggcaaaattaaaatgcaagtgAACTAGTAAAGATACCTGGAATAGCCTTACTATATAAGAGCTCTTACAAACTAGTAAAAAAATCACCACCACCCCAAAACAAAGATTAGTCACAAAAGAAAACCAATccctaaccaaaaaaaaaaattgtttgttttttatctatCCAATTGACATTTCATCATTGGCAAGGGTACAAGGAAACGAAGGCTCTCACCCCTGGTGAGGTACATTACTTAGGGGAACAACCAAAATGTTTTACTATTCACAACTTCTGACCTGAGTTCCACTTAGAGGGAATCCCAAGAGTTGGACAAAATAACTTATGTATACAAGTGTTTGCTGCAAGCACctatagaagaaaaacaagatattACTACTTAATATCCAACAAAACACTGATTACACAGCTACAGTATGGAGTACAATAGTGTGCAATTACTAATCATATTACAGAACACAGACATGGGAAATGCACAAAAGTGGATGACAGAACACCACATGCATGACCCAATTTTATTAGTTTAGATATATGTCCATCTCCTCAGCAGCCACCTAACTGCTCACGGCCACTGGCGCCCAGAATCTCCTTCCCTGTCACTTACTAATGTCCCTCTAAGATGGTGAACCCAGTGCTCTTTGCTTCAAGTAACTGTTATAAGGGGAGAAATTCaaatgttctaggaccctatgacAAATACCccgtttttctttgttttactatCAATTTAATAAGTAATTTATACCCAttgcttctaaaataaaatgctttcaacACATGTAATaactcatttgattctcacaactttaagactttttattctactttttggAGGCGAGAAAGCCAGATCAGAGGTTGGCTTTTCCAAGGCCTCATTAACTGGTGAGTCAGGGACTCAAACTTCAGTAAGATGCTTCCCTTCCTACAAGTCAGCCCGCACTTTACACTCCGAGTCTATGCTCTCCAAGTGTCTGATgctttgttttacaaataatgaCCCAATACGTCTGTTTAATCTTCAGCTTTGCTAAACCAAAAATTGTCATCCAAGAGGGCAGGACTACACCTTAAAGTTATTAATAGTAATACCAAATAAACTTCgaaaagacagacagaaattGGTGAGTTCTGGCGatactttatttagaaaacagcACTAAAGCCCcaagattttcaatttttttcctttaaatgccACACGAATTAGGTGTGTCCTGAATAATGAAACTATTTACACACtgcatacaaaataaatataactgaaaaatttAGTTATCCAGTGATTCATTTTGCATTCCGACTGTTCATCTTctggttcatttttctttgccttttataaACCCTTTTCTTTCTTGCGTTCAGATCGACTTTTGGCTCCGGTTTCACCCACTGTATCTCCACCGGCTTCTCCTCGGCAGGCGTCATGAAAACATCTGCAGTGGGATCGTGCGGAAGAACCGtctttggttctttctttctcagtttctgCACCTCTTTAACCTGCTGCTTCTCTTTGTATTTTGCAGCTGTCATGGATCTTACAATACGCCGGTgctagaaacaaaacaaaacaaattagatGCTTCTGAAGTACAAATAGACATTTAATATATGGCAGGTACATTAATTTATGAACCCGATTTTTCTTAATCCCAAAccattagaaaaaaaagtaatttgcaAGACTGTATGCTGCAAAACCAAAATTCAGTTTCACGGTTAACAGAACAGTAATTGCTTGACAGGATGATTTTCGCCCATAAGAGTTCTGGGACACGGTACACCGCTAACCAACAAAAACAGCTTACCATGTTTGGTGACTGGTAGTGAGGGTTCTCATACAAAGTTGGTCCTCCAAAACTTCCCTGGAAAATCTTTATGAGGTTTAAGACAAAGCGAGGTCCTATTTCTACAAGAGCAGCATCTTCTTCTATgatctttaataaaaaagaaacatttcattttggtttAGATATACTACCTAAAAGGTATAATGGCTATAACTTCATTTCAAATATGcctaaaaaaaactgaaaataaaattaagatggaGGTGAAAGTACCAAACCATCAGTATTTCCTGAAATGGATTAGTTACAGGCAGTTGTCAGGGGAAATACCAAGGTTTTTCAGTGTGTCCTTTTAAAATTGAGTAGCTTGAATTTGTAACAATTCATATCTTGCTTCTCATAATGCAGGATTCTTGAAAACCTGCggttaaaataaatatgcaaaagtGCAACTACTATAACAAAATGTGTTGAAGCACAACTACAGGGAgccctttaaaaatttaatcaatCCGTAAGTCATCTTTATAAACAtaattcaaatgaaattaaaggtaTATAAAAGTACAGTACATGGTCAAATTGACTTTTGAATGGCTACCCACTGAGGCAACTTCTGAACTGTGAGCACTAACGCTGTTGTTCACTCCCATATGCCTGCCCTCAGAGGTTAAGAAGGGAGTGTGTTCAACTCGCTTTGCAAGGCATCCAATATAATAACACAGGAAGAGCCCGGTTTGCTTCATATGCTGTCTGTTCTCCCCCCCTgcagatttattattattaccctgccaaatTCCTTCTTCCAGATTTCCATAACCACCTCCCCTTCTGACTGAGTCACTGTGTGACTCACCTAAGAGTTCTCATTAAACGCCTTCTACAGAGTTGTGTTTTTCTAAGTCTTaaccacccacccctgccccaggttGGAACCTCATGAGAGAAACTTACATTTCACTATATACTTTGCAGCAcctactttactttttattttacagcaAAATCTGGAACTCAATTACTTCATGGATCTTCagacaattcctttttttttttttttacaaaaactaaaCATATAGTGGCACTGTTTGTcctaaattatttcaaagtattaACTAAAAATTCATTAAAGCTTACCTGGAAGTTTCGAAACCATATCCTGTTATCCAAGACAGTGAACGTAAACACGTGGTCCACAAAGGGCTGGCTTCTGGGATGGTACCGCGGGGTGCTGAAGatctggtgaaaaagaaaaaaaaacgttAGCTCCTATTCTACGATCCAACATGGTTTCATTTTAGATGACTGAGTTAAGAAAAAGTCCAAAGGAAGACACCCATTTATACTATATTACCAGAAATACTTTTAAGATATTTACCTGAATTAAAAGTTCTTTTAACAAAGCATAATGGGGTAATTCATCAAAagcctataaaaataaagtgaacataTTATTTGACAACAGCAAAGTGCTttgtttaaaactgttttctaTGTTTAACTGAACTGAAGCATATGACTATATCCACGAACCACCACCACGCAGAGGAAGAAAGTTACATTTCCTACACTAAACGAGACACTTACAGGGTCGAAAGACAGAAGGGGCCGAGACCCTTTCAAACAGTTTCCAGTCATCTTTAGTTCAGCGAGAGTATGAACTAGAAAAATtagacaataacaaaaaaaagttataattttggCACAATTATCCCCcaaattttcaattttctcataaaattttaaattgagtcAACTTACTGTTTTGAACTAGAAATTTAGCAGATGGTCCATGAGGTGAATTTGAAAgcctaaaaaaatataaaggaagctTTCTCTATAAATTAGAATTTAGAATGTAGTAAATGTTTACTCCCTCTTTATAGTTAAATCACACTATAATGTGTTCCTaacattcatatatttttccttaaaggtTTCGGCTTCGCTGAGTTTACTTCATCCCCTGGCCCTGCcgttctccaaaaaaaaaacgCTGAAAGGCATCTGCAAGAGGTACAGAGTATAAACCCACTTAAAAGAAGTTCCACCCAAATCTTAACCTTCTCTCACCACATATAGAGATCTTGTTTCTTCTTCGCTtcaaaatagatacatttattgcAGTTTTTCATTTCACAAACCTACATGGAGcaaagtacagaaaaatgaagtagGTAATGAGATCTAAAGCAACTCAATAAAAGTAATACCTACATTTTCccaaaaatatttaagtagatTAATGAGCTACAAAGGTCTCAATCAAGCTAACTGTATTTGGTCACAGAAAGAAAGCTTTCACGTTCCTCGGAGGTGTTCTGCCTGAGGCAGACTGCATTCTCCGCCTGCTCTGTTGGGCCCGGCATTCTAAAGCACACCATTCTAAAGCACCCCAGCACCACCTTCGACCGCCGGGAACCTCTCCGCCCAGTCCTCTGCACTCACTACAGAGAATGAAAACAGACGGCCCAAGGATGAAGCACCCTGTCAACAGCCTCACGAATCTTAGGAAAACGCAGTCCTTACAGAATCAAACACATCCTTTATAACggttattctcatttttaactaTTCCgtttttctaattttaagatCAAGAAATTTAAGGGGTATCTTCCTCATTTATACTCTCATTTCTGTGCTTTAATTTGAATTAGACTTCAGCACCTTGAAGGTTTACAAAGTCACACTTGAGAAATATACAAAAGCAATACAGGAATAAAGTATGTACTATTGTGGTATTCATAACTTTCTGATACAGTATTCAGAAACTCTAAACTCcataacttaaaaaattcacaggtacaatgttgtttttttttttcttgctgctcttAGCATAAACACAGCAACACTACGCTGTTTTCCAGCCCAAGCTCAGTCGCTGGAAACCCACGCCCTGCTTTACTTCTCCTGCATTCCCGTGAAATTCCAGGACTCGCTACTggcctgccccccacctgccccccagcaGAATGTACGCTCCATGATGACAGGCGTGTTGTCCTGGAAAACACTGTCTCCTCAGCACGCAGAGTAGTGCCATGATATAGCAGCGGTTCGAAACTTGTGCCAAGTGAATCAAAGTCTAATAGCcaaaaaaattcatttcaaaaattcttgtaagttttttaaaaatctgctttaaaaTGTAAGGTAAGTCTCTTCAACACTCTGAAAATTTTAACCTCATTACTGCTTTTAATACCTTAAAAGCAAGCACCACACGCATCACTTGATACTGGCAAAATGTGggtttttaaaactatttgatGACTGTGAACCAACAGGTTGCCAGTCTgacccccatcagggcacatgcctgggctgcaggtctggGCCCTGGTCAGTGCACACACAGGGGCAACtgatttgtttctcttcctctcttcctctctcccttcccctctctaaaatcaagaagcaTGTCCCTAGGTAgggattaaatatatttttaatgaattttttattttatacctgttaattgataatttttttatgtgTACCCAAGTATGCATTTAGCGGTATATGTTCGTGTTACACATAATGAGAAGACTGAGACAGAGTTCGTGTCCTCAGGAAACGTCGATATGCTTGTTGAAGCAAGATAAATGTAAGAATGATCAAGAAACTATATAATCTGAGGCACCAAACTAAGATGCAGTGAGTATTACTGAAATTTAGAAGGCAGATTAGTGAAGATGTAATAAaatctatcttttattttttaaaaaaagtcatcggataatttgactttttaaaggaAGCAGCTTTCGTGTTCCATAATATTTTGTTCCTAAATAGTGTTCccagaatattttactttactttctaAAATTACCTCATTAATCACAAATAACTTGTCTTTACGATCCATTTTAgtatctataaaaagaaaaaaaaagcaagtaaacaaaAGATTTGCAAGCACCTTCAATCAAATCACACAtggtttctaattatttttaaagtcttcagtttaaatgagattttattaACATTCAAAATGATTAGATCTGAAAACACATggcatctttaaaaaatcttgattcTCTTTTAATGTAAAACTACGCAGTTAAAAATAATCCTGAAGAATTATAAAGATCTGAGCAGTGTTTCCTCAGAATTTACGTATTTGGTACGTCCCTTTCGAAAGTAGAAAAATCCTCACAGCTGAATACCATGTTCTAGGACTCCAGTTTAAGAAACACTCACTCACACTAAACTTTGTAGTGATGAAAATTTAATTGTGAGTCACAGTTGCCAAAGGAAACTAACTCGAAAAATTTGTTTTcgattaacaaaagaaaaaacaaaaccaacacaaaTTAAAATTCCTCTTATTAGTTTCAGAGACCTGAGATAGACAGCAGGCCCCCGTCTGCAGAACACTGATCTAAAGAGCGATGCTGTGACCTGGGGGGAGAACCAAAGTGACTCCCTGCACAGGCTCGGAGACCCCAGGCTCGGAGACGGCTCCACCTCCACGAGGCACCGCCCACTGCAAACTTGGTGCTAGACGTCCATCACTTTGCAGGTGGGACCCCACCACCACTAAGAAGATTAGCCTGGCATTTAGGAGGCTAAGCCCCAACTTAGCTGCCTGAAATACAACTCGAAGGCCATTACTTTTCAGATTAGaacagtttttgtttctgtttttaatgtgGAAAGCAATACATGGCAGTCCTGAATCATTGAAAAGACAAGCCATGACCTCCGAGAGCTACAATGAAGGCACTTCTGGACCTTCGAGAACGTTTCAGTAATTATGACATCTGTTCAAGGAAGAGAATGCTTAATAAATTTTGCAAAGCACTTCTGACAAAATGTTAACAGGACAAATCTtagcaccaaaaaaaaatacacttctgAGGAAGAGCAGTGGTTCTTTACCCCACAAGACTGGAAAACTGAAGTATGAAAGTGGAAATATATAGACAGGCAAGTTTATAAACACAAATTTTACAGGAGGACA
This sequence is a window from Phyllostomus discolor isolate MPI-MPIP mPhyDis1 chromosome 3, mPhyDis1.pri.v3, whole genome shotgun sequence. Protein-coding genes within it:
- the BRIX1 gene encoding ribosome biogenesis protein BRX1 homolog isoform X2, coding for MQRKKTETASQARFARWKNKERILIFSSRGINFRTRHLMQDLRMLMPHSKADTKMDRKDKLFVINEVCEMKNCNKCIYFEAKKKQDLYMWLSNSPHGPSAKFLVQNIHTLAELKMTGNCLKGSRPLLSFDPAFDELPHYALLKELLIQIFSTPRYHPRSQPFVDHVFTFTVLDNRIWFRNFQIIEEDAALVEIGPRFVLNLIKIFQGSFGGPTLYENPHYQSPNMHRRIVRSMTAAKYKEKQQVKEVQKLRKKEPKTVLPHDPTADVFMTPAEEKPVEIQWVKPEPKVDLNARKKRVYKRQRKMNQKMNSRNAK
- the BRIX1 gene encoding ribosome biogenesis protein BRX1 homolog isoform X1; the protein is MAAAKRKRRGDLAVPAKKPKRNEKGNRPTAKQRDKAEDAEEEDRNRIPGPVCKGRWKNKERILIFSSRGINFRTRHLMQDLRMLMPHSKADTKMDRKDKLFVINEVCEMKNCNKCIYFEAKKKQDLYMWLSNSPHGPSAKFLVQNIHTLAELKMTGNCLKGSRPLLSFDPAFDELPHYALLKELLIQIFSTPRYHPRSQPFVDHVFTFTVLDNRIWFRNFQIIEEDAALVEIGPRFVLNLIKIFQGSFGGPTLYENPHYQSPNMHRRIVRSMTAAKYKEKQQVKEVQKLRKKEPKTVLPHDPTADVFMTPAEEKPVEIQWVKPEPKVDLNARKKRVYKRQRKMNQKMNSRNAK